AATTCGTGGAGGTTTTACTCAGCTTAGAAAATATGGATCAAACTTAGGAATTGGGGTTACTGGAGCAACATTATTATTAATTGGTTATATTTTGATACTTACAATAATACTTACAATAGTTGGAGTAATACTTGCAATAGTTGGAGAGATAATGTTAGGAATAGGTTTCTATAGATTAGGAAAAGATTATAATAATTCTACCGTCTCAACTGGTGGAATAATTATGGCAATACCATTCATCTCATTTATAGGAGCAATAATATGTTATTTTGGCTTTGGATCTCTTATTACAAATGCTTCAACAACGCCTTTTCCACAGCAACCAAATTATCCTGCTTCACCTTTTCCACAGCAACCGGGTTATCCTTCACCGTCGATGCAACAAATATATCAAGTAGGAATAGGAAGTATTGATAGTAATGGTTATGCATATGTTACTTTAAATTCACAGACTTATGCTACTGTAGTTTCAGCATTATTAGAAGGAAGTAATATTCCTACTACTCAAATAGAACCTTTAAGCATTACGCCAGGTACAAATAACTTAAGAATTTATTTTGGTCCACAAAATTTTGTAGAAGGACAAACATATCCAATAAGGATAACTTTTAATATAGCTGGAATGATGCAAGATATTCTAGTATCGGCAGTATATCGTCAGCAAATGTAAATGATCCTGCAGTACAGAAAGACTTAACTAAAGGAATTGGTGGTAAATCTTTTACTCAATTAAGCATTGTTACTTAATATAATAAAGTCAGATTGAGAAGAAAAGAAGTAATGTTCTTTTTTAATATAATACTTAATTACTATAATTTTTTAATAAATTTCAATTATATTTGAGAATTATACATAATTTACATGTTTTATAACTGACTTGGAATAAACATTGACTATTTATGCAGTATTTATATGTTTAATTTTATGTTTACCTATATAAGGAATAGATAAAAAGTTCTTCTATACTGAGGATCTTAAATTATTTGGTTTAAATTATTTTATCTATGTTAGTTTTATACCATATAGTATTGATATCTAAAGATATCTATCTGAAAAGTATTCAATAATTTATATAAAAAAATCACTAGTGTATAGACAATTTACTAAATAAATAATCTAAATCTCAGAAGAACTTAGATTATATTAAAACTATTTTTAATTTTTATATTTTTAACTAAACTATATATATTCTCGTTTTATTTTAAAAAGTTATTCCCAACTTTACATTGTAAATAAGTTTATCTAATAAGCTTAAATTAATTAACTTGATCACAAAATGAAATCAGGAAAGAAGGTAATTTTGTTAATAGCACTAAGTTTAATAATAATTGGTATAGGATCGTCTGCGTTTTTATTTTCGCAGACTAGTATGAATCAGAAGACTGAGAACGCTATTCAACAACAAGCTCAACAATCATGGTTACCTGCATCTCAAGTAAAACCTGGAGTATGGACTAAAATTACTAATCAAGATTTTGCACCTGCAAATAAGACAGAAGTATTCCTAGATGGATGGATAGGATGCCATGTAGCTGCTATGGACTCATGGCTAATCTATTATGTATTATCTCATTATGGAATTAATTTTACGTATGAATATCACACTTCGGATCCTTACAGAACTCCTCCTAATGTACCAGGTTTAATATTTGAAAGTTATAAGGCTCCTAAAAACTCTCCTATTATGTTTGATTGGTTATATATGTATAATGAGTATTTAAATGAAACTACATTACCTACTCCACAACCAATGAATTACACTATAAGTCCTACAATAGCGACTTATGATGGTTTATTAGAATTAAAAGAATTTGCTCCTCAATGGGTATATAATATAGCAGTCACATATAATGTACCTATAGTAGGCCAATTTAAATCACCACCACATGTAGTAACAATGCTAATAGTTACTGGTCCTAATGGAACATGGCTATTATTAGGCCCATCATATCCACCTTCAGCTATAGCTACTTTAACGCCAGAACAAGTAATGGAAGACCTACTGACGCAAAGTAATCCACAACTAATGAATGCAATTAATCAATTCTGGCAAGTACTTAATGAATCAATGGGAAAACCTACACAAGTTAGCACAGTGACACAAGAATCTGAAGAGTTTATAACTTACTTACATGGTTTTGGCTTCACTACTTACTACTATCCGGGTAATCAATCTTCAACTTTTGGACCATCAGAATGGTTAATGTATGCTAATTCACCTAATAGAAATCCAATATTTTCTGGAAATTTAAACGCAAACTGGGTATATAAACAAGCAAATGCTTTTCAGTATGGGAATATAACAGCTTGGGAAGAAGATAATCAGTTATTAGGTTCAGAGTTTGGATCAGGCTATGAGCAAGCAGCTGGAGATGCAGTAGGTCCATCATTCGCTAATGGAGTAGTTTATGTAGGCTCAGATAGTGGACAATTATATGCAATTAATGCTCAAACTGGTGAGACAATATGGGAATTAACAACGCCAGCAGCAGTTATAATGTCAGAACCAGTAGTATATGACGGCATGGTATACGTAGGATTAGGTCCAGCTACTTTTACTTACGAACAAGGAAAATTAAATGCATATGGTGGAGGACATAGAGGATTGTATACTGGATTAACAGGAATGTTAGCAGTTAATGCTACTGACGGCGTTCCAGAATGGTTATTCTTAACTAAATCTG
This genomic window from Acidianus manzaensis contains:
- a CDS encoding DUF973 family protein, whose protein sequence is MSFPPNSSNPQSDVVSNLEKIRSGLLFIIISLLLGVIAEITSFTPLAIIGLIIDILALIFIIIAIVRIRGGFTQLRKYGSNLGIGVTGATLLLIGYILILTIILTIVGVILAIVGEIMLGIGFYRLGKDYNNSTVSTGGIIMAIPFISFIGAIICYFGFGSLITNASTTPFPQQPNYPASPFPQQPGYPSPSMQQIYQVGIGSIDSNGYAYVTLNSQTYATVVSALLEGSNIPTTQIEPLSITPGTNNLRIYFGPQNFVEGQTYPIRITFNIAGMMQDILVSAVYRQQM
- a CDS encoding DUF929 family protein, whose product is MKSGKKVILLIALSLIIIGIGSSAFLFSQTSMNQKTENAIQQQAQQSWLPASQVKPGVWTKITNQDFAPANKTEVFLDGWIGCHVAAMDSWLIYYVLSHYGINFTYEYHTSDPYRTPPNVPGLIFESYKAPKNSPIMFDWLYMYNEYLNETTLPTPQPMNYTISPTIATYDGLLELKEFAPQWVYNIAVTYNVPIVGQFKSPPHVVTMLIVTGPNGTWLLLGPSYPPSAIATLTPEQVMEDLLTQSNPQLMNAINQFWQVLNESMGKPTQVSTVTQESEEFITYLHGFGFTTYYYPGNQSSTFGPSEWLMYANSPNRNPIFSGNLNANWVYKQANAFQYGNITAWEEDNQLLGSEFGSGYEQAAGDAVGPSFANGVVYVGSDSGQLYAINAQTGETIWELTTPAAVIMSEPVVYDGMVYVGLGPATFTYEQGKLNAYGGGHRGLYTGLTGMLAVNATDGVPEWLFLTKSEVMPTAVAYNGMIMFDDGDGNVYAVNANSGKLIWNYSYDGSANMASLDLYQGNGYALLITAFSPGYPVNMSAIVALYVNNGSPAYILKVPFAYGSSVGDAVPAVYGEYLVDSFMGYPVYHGVYLNQIDVRQVLLVANVTNGKIIYVENITGYGHPGDDNNGFSPLVYGGVIYVPSHINRTVAAYNLTNGKLIWISPKMNHASLADQPVYYKDYIIVPDFDHITVLNASNGDLVNKYYVGVDLGKDQPLIIGNTLIDSSIFGYVIAIPISEILS